A stretch of the Flavobacterium sp. 5 genome encodes the following:
- a CDS encoding ABC transporter ATP-binding protein, giving the protein METQPIITIKNLHKSFGKNTILKGINLRLNKGENLVILGRSGSGKSVTIKCIVGLLEPDKGSIKVSGKEITNLKYDELNNLRVKIGFMFQNGALYDSMSIRQNLKFTLKHHTRDLPEDAIESEIIEALESVGLQESIDKMPAELSGGMQKRIALARAIIIKPEIILYDEPTSGLDTITSREISELILDVQKKYKTSSLIITHDMACAKITGNRILILKEGEIIAEGTYAELEKSKDEWVRSFFI; this is encoded by the coding sequence ATGGAAACACAACCCATCATAACGATCAAAAATTTACATAAGTCTTTTGGGAAAAATACTATCCTAAAAGGAATCAATCTTAGGCTAAATAAAGGCGAAAATTTGGTTATTCTAGGCCGCTCGGGTTCTGGAAAATCAGTTACTATAAAATGTATAGTAGGGCTATTGGAACCCGATAAAGGAAGTATTAAAGTTTCAGGCAAAGAAATTACTAATTTAAAATATGATGAACTTAATAATTTAAGGGTTAAAATTGGTTTTATGTTTCAAAATGGAGCGTTATATGATTCGATGTCTATTAGGCAAAATTTGAAATTTACACTAAAACATCATACTCGCGATTTACCAGAAGATGCAATTGAATCTGAAATTATCGAAGCTCTAGAAAGTGTTGGATTACAAGAATCCATTGATAAAATGCCTGCAGAATTATCCGGTGGAATGCAAAAAAGAATTGCATTGGCCAGGGCAATTATAATCAAACCAGAAATTATTTTATATGATGAGCCAACATCTGGTTTAGACACTATTACATCAAGAGAAATTAGTGAATTGATACTAGATGTCCAAAAAAAATACAAAACAAGCTCTCTAATAATTACTCACGATATGGCTTGTGCAAAAATTACTGGGAATAGAATTTTAATTCTGAAAGAAGGAGAAATTATAGCAGAAGGAACCTACGCAGAATTGGAAAAAAGTAAAGACGAATGGGTACGTTCCTTTTTTATTTAA
- a CDS encoding MlaD family protein, whose protein sequence is MNKETESNWKLGMFVAIGLLLFILIIYFVGKQQNLFGSNFQLKSKFKTVSGLKIGNNVRFSGINVGTVSEIELVNDSSVVVVLTIQEEVQKYIKTDARASIGSDGLVGDKVLTISPGTSSNKIIKDNAFIKSTSPIEMADLMKSVKTSVDNAEIITGQLALFTYNMNNGNGTLAKLMNDKDFAKKLDATMSNLQSGSKGLSENMEAAKHNFLFKGYFNKKEKEEAKKKEELQKKEETKKKEDSIHKK, encoded by the coding sequence ATGAATAAAGAAACTGAATCAAATTGGAAATTAGGAATGTTTGTAGCAATAGGGTTACTATTATTTATCCTTATTATTTATTTTGTGGGAAAACAACAAAACTTGTTTGGATCCAACTTCCAGTTAAAATCAAAATTCAAAACAGTCAGCGGTTTAAAAATTGGCAACAATGTTCGTTTTTCTGGAATAAACGTGGGTACAGTCAGCGAAATCGAATTGGTAAATGATTCTAGCGTTGTTGTGGTTTTAACAATACAAGAAGAAGTCCAAAAGTATATTAAAACAGATGCTAGAGCCAGTATTGGTTCTGATGGTTTAGTAGGTGATAAGGTACTTACTATTTCTCCTGGAACTTCATCTAATAAAATCATTAAAGACAATGCTTTTATTAAATCAACAAGTCCAATAGAAATGGCGGACTTAATGAAAAGTGTAAAAACCAGTGTGGATAACGCAGAGATTATTACAGGTCAATTGGCACTGTTTACTTATAATATGAATAATGGTAATGGAACTTTGGCTAAATTAATGAATGACAAGGATTTTGCAAAAAAATTGGATGCGACAATGTCTAATCTTCAATCAGGATCAAAAGGATTAAGTGAAAACATGGAAGCTGCCAAACATAACTTTTTATTTAAAGGCTATTTTAATAAAAAAGAAAAAGAAGAAGCCAAAAAGAAAGAAGAGTTACAGAAGAAAGAAGAAACGAAAAAAAAGGAAGATTCGATCCATAAAAAATAG
- a CDS encoding DNA-binding domain-containing protein, protein MMDKTDKIPLKDFQQWMQQLLLDPYQQTGVDPSDLLSKTSNATSIEDVISHSEKLTAQEHLGIYQRSYIARLRNCMSQQFSALEYALGEAIFCAFADDYLASKPSHNYNLSFLGTHFSDYLQNNRPDAEEDIKEDWIDFMIELAQFEYAIGVLFEEKAEEDYQLATIDTPEDELKLVPICSLFKFRFPVRKYYSEFKNEKHPSLPFESESYCVVLRHKFKLAVYDLHKEQYDFLSLLKEQKNIFIAKTMFKTHYKENDISFEQVWNSWKKRWIVANFFRI, encoded by the coding sequence ATGATGGATAAAACGGACAAAATACCATTGAAAGATTTTCAGCAATGGATGCAACAACTTTTACTGGATCCTTATCAACAAACGGGAGTGGATCCAAGTGATTTACTTTCGAAAACATCAAATGCTACTTCAATTGAAGATGTGATTTCTCATTCTGAAAAATTGACTGCTCAGGAACATTTGGGTATTTACCAACGGAGTTATATTGCACGTTTGCGAAATTGCATGTCACAGCAATTTAGCGCTTTGGAATATGCTTTAGGCGAGGCTATTTTTTGTGCTTTTGCCGATGATTATCTTGCTTCAAAACCATCGCATAATTATAATTTGTCTTTTTTGGGAACCCATTTCTCAGACTATCTTCAAAACAACAGACCAGATGCCGAAGAGGATATCAAAGAAGATTGGATTGATTTCATGATTGAACTGGCTCAATTTGAATATGCCATTGGAGTCCTTTTTGAAGAGAAAGCCGAGGAAGACTATCAATTAGCAACGATTGATACACCAGAAGATGAACTAAAATTGGTGCCTATATGTTCTTTATTTAAGTTCCGATTTCCAGTAAGAAAATACTATTCCGAATTTAAAAATGAGAAGCATCCTAGCTTGCCATTTGAAAGTGAAAGTTATTGTGTGGTTTTGAGGCACAAATTCAAATTGGCAGTTTATGATTTGCACAAAGAGCAATATGATTTTTTGAGCCTTTTGAAAGAACAAAAGAATATTTTTATTGCAAAAACAATGTTTAAGACTCATTATAAAGAAAATGATATTTCATTTGAGCAAGTATGGAACAGTTGGAAAAAACGGTGGATAGTAGCTAATTTTTTTCGAATATAA
- a CDS encoding DUF692 domain-containing protein, with protein sequence MASRLGLPNLGLGLGLRSQHFEHILQNNPQVDWFEVISENFMDSHGRPRHILQQIAEKYPVVMHGVSMSIGSTDPLNFDYLKSLKQLASEVKPTWISDHLCWTGVLTTNSHDLLPLPLNDESLKHVCNRITQVQDYLERPLIVENPSTYASFNNSTLPEWEFLRIMTEETGCGLLLDVNNVYVSSFNNDFDPVEYINGIPHDKIVQMHLAGHQNCGNYIIDTHDREVTSQVWKLFQQAYQLVGEASVLLEWDGNIPAFDVYHSELLKSKKYMDAAFVGVENEVQSIDKEQVSNPLNIFAMDKFL encoded by the coding sequence ATGGCAAGTAGACTTGGATTGCCCAATTTAGGATTGGGTCTAGGACTTAGAAGTCAACATTTTGAGCATATTCTTCAAAATAATCCGCAAGTAGACTGGTTTGAAGTTATTTCTGAGAATTTTATGGATTCGCATGGACGACCAAGACATATCTTACAGCAAATAGCAGAAAAATACCCCGTGGTCATGCACGGGGTTTCTATGTCTATAGGAAGTACCGATCCGCTAAATTTTGATTACCTAAAGAGTTTAAAGCAGCTCGCATCTGAGGTAAAACCAACCTGGATTAGCGATCATTTGTGCTGGACAGGAGTTTTAACAACCAATTCGCACGATTTACTGCCGCTTCCGCTAAATGACGAATCATTGAAGCATGTTTGTAATCGAATCACGCAGGTGCAGGATTATTTAGAACGACCGCTGATTGTAGAAAACCCAAGCACGTATGCATCTTTTAATAATTCTACCCTACCGGAATGGGAGTTTTTACGAATAATGACTGAAGAAACGGGCTGCGGATTACTCTTAGATGTGAACAATGTGTATGTGTCTTCGTTTAATAATGATTTTGATCCGGTGGAATACATCAACGGAATCCCACATGATAAAATAGTGCAAATGCACTTGGCTGGACATCAGAATTGTGGCAATTATATTATCGATACACACGATAGGGAAGTAACCAGTCAGGTATGGAAATTGTTTCAGCAGGCTTATCAATTGGTAGGTGAAGCATCCGTTTTATTGGAGTGGGATGGTAATATTCCAGCCTTTGATGTGTATCATTCCGAATTACTTAAATCAAAGAAATACATGGACGCAGCATTTGTTGGAGTTGAAAATGAAGTTCAGTCTATTGATAAAGAACAGGTTTCAAACCCATTGAATATATTTGCGATGGATAAATTTTTATAG
- a CDS encoding ferritin-like domain-containing protein encodes MKTKKLFTLSNAVTKENIKEVMQQAIALELATIPTYLSTYYSINRAQDQDKLYAKIHKQLSQSGERTDEEIDALTQELKLDVLVYSNKSAALIMSVVIEEMLHLALACNVKQAVCQMPPDLMGIGKILSFPTQLDGHIPEFQINAAKLSLNQLTTFLQIESPEPFVDPYAEKQLLNTIDYQTIGRLYEMIIECVKEDFPGPYNYKPQLLPPDNPERPRPFYSQNSMNTVHYDRDHNPQFANGDDSGGLVGVYDAHSAVDALERIVEQGEGRSKEKQHTLIWGADKIPIPMDVIDGKVEFWEGDYDDTGKEVAHFAKFLEAYSLGGHYQEKFSKIRGLDDFFSYFVYDTDANPKTADYQASSNVALALCSELGNAVFAYILLMIETCYYKDESTQYDLFMYGIHKSMIWLLSGVGNQINQYTYTKGNQAYKGALTFEPFPFEKSFLRPKAQIMSLVDQLAKADPTNWGWAIKSENYFPSLPDVGLDYSIVADMPKVPSTPYTHNH; translated from the coding sequence ATGAAAACCAAAAAACTTTTTACACTTTCTAATGCGGTAACAAAAGAGAATATCAAGGAGGTAATGCAACAGGCAATTGCGCTTGAGCTTGCTACTATTCCAACATATTTATCTACTTATTATTCGATAAACAGAGCACAGGATCAAGATAAGTTGTACGCCAAAATTCATAAGCAACTTTCACAATCCGGTGAGCGAACTGATGAAGAAATTGATGCATTAACACAAGAATTGAAGCTGGATGTATTGGTTTATTCAAATAAATCGGCCGCTTTAATTATGAGTGTTGTTATCGAAGAAATGCTGCACTTGGCTTTGGCATGTAATGTAAAACAAGCTGTTTGTCAAATGCCTCCAGATCTTATGGGGATTGGAAAAATATTGTCGTTTCCAACACAATTGGACGGGCATATTCCTGAATTTCAAATTAATGCTGCAAAATTATCGTTGAACCAATTGACTACCTTTTTGCAAATAGAAAGTCCTGAACCGTTTGTAGATCCTTATGCAGAGAAACAATTACTAAATACAATTGATTATCAAACGATTGGTCGTTTGTATGAAATGATTATTGAATGTGTAAAAGAAGACTTTCCAGGGCCATATAATTATAAACCACAATTGCTTCCTCCAGATAACCCTGAACGTCCAAGACCGTTCTATTCTCAAAATTCAATGAATACGGTGCATTATGACAGAGATCACAATCCACAATTTGCAAATGGTGATGATAGTGGAGGACTAGTTGGGGTGTACGATGCCCATTCGGCAGTTGATGCTTTGGAACGCATTGTAGAACAAGGAGAAGGAAGAAGCAAGGAGAAACAACATACTCTAATTTGGGGAGCGGATAAAATACCAATACCTATGGATGTTATAGATGGCAAAGTAGAGTTTTGGGAAGGAGATTATGATGATACAGGAAAAGAAGTAGCACACTTTGCTAAATTCCTCGAAGCATATAGTCTTGGTGGTCATTATCAGGAAAAGTTTAGTAAAATTAGAGGCTTAGATGATTTCTTTAGCTATTTTGTTTACGATACAGATGCCAATCCTAAAACAGCAGATTACCAGGCTTCTAGTAATGTTGCACTGGCACTTTGTTCGGAATTGGGGAATGCGGTTTTTGCTTATATTCTTTTAATGATTGAAACATGTTATTATAAAGATGAGAGTACTCAATATGACTTATTTATGTATGGTATTCATAAATCGATGATCTGGCTTTTGAGTGGTGTAGGAAATCAAATCAATCAGTACACCTATACTAAAGGTAATCAAGCTTATAAAGGTGCTTTAACATTTGAACCTTTTCCATTTGAGAAAAGTTTCTTGAGACCAAAAGCTCAAATTATGAGTTTGGTTGATCAGTTGGCGAAAGCAGATCCTACTAATTGGGGCTGGGCAATTAAGAGCGAAAATTATTTCCCTTCTTTACCAGATGTAGGATTGGATTACAGTATTGTAGCCGATATGCCAAAAGTACCAAGTACACCTTATACACATAATCATTAA